A single Primulina eburnea isolate SZY01 chromosome 11, ASM2296580v1, whole genome shotgun sequence DNA region contains:
- the LOC140805346 gene encoding uncharacterized protein encodes MTGSKEHLTDYVEIKSGRVTYGGGSKGRIVGKGTLNVDGLPELQNVLHVEGLNSNLISIIQLCDDDLHVKFNKSNCEVFNDVNVCVMSGTCSAENCYQLGEGDDCRSAKVSDLDIWHQKLGHVSINTLKNLRKFDAVRDLTVKTPEADVEELLDISEALTRNSVESGVETSEATPSTTPPLNRTETVDNDNNDNDDVVINCEREIASKIQKNHPSSQIIGELHDGVQTRNKENVDYRKMIGLICMNSTFSQVF; translated from the exons atgaccgGATCTAAAGAACACCTCACGGATTATGTTGAAATAAAAAGTGGGCGTGTAACCTATGGTGGTGGTTCCAAAGGAAGAATTGTAGGCAAAGGAACCCTGAACGTTGATGGGCTTCCTGAACTTCAAAATGTTCTACATGTTGAAGGacttaactcaaacttaataagcataatTCAACTTTGTGATGATGATTTACATGTTAAGTTCAATAAAAGTAATTGTGAAGTTTTTAATGATGTCAATGTTTGTGTAATGTCAGGTACTTGTTCTGCTGAAAATTGCTATCAATTGGGAGAAGGTGATGATTGCCGAAGTGCCAAGGTGAGTGATTTAGAcatatggcatcaaaaactggGGCACGTGAGTATCAATACCTTGAAGAATCTGCGTAAGTTTgatgctgtgagag ATCTGACAGTTAAAACACCGGAGGCTGATGTAGAAGAATTGCTGGATATAAGTGAGGCACTGACCAGAAACAGTGTTGAGTCTGGTGTTGAGACCAGTGAAGCAACACCAAGCACAACACCGCCTCTGAACCGAACAGAAACTGTGGATAATGATAACAATGATAATGATGATGTGGTGATTAATTGTGAAAGAGAAATTGCCAGCAAGATTCAGAAGAATCATCCATCATCACAAATCATTGGTGAATTACATGATGGTGTGCAAACAAGAAACAAAGAAAATGTGGACTACCGCAAAATGATTGGTTTAATATGCATGAACTCCACGTTTTCCCAA GTGTTCTAA
- the LOC140804186 gene encoding G-type lectin S-receptor-like serine/threonine-protein kinase At4g27290, which produces MDSTWKVFVLLLILIALNFSISSASMDTINSIRSVRDGEAIVSSGGMFELGFFSLGNSKNRYVGIWYYGIPVKTIVWVANRASPLTNQAGVLKVMEPGVLVLVNDTGEAVWSSNRSRSGQKPVAQLLDSGNLVLKDEDADDTEENYLWQSFDYPTDTYLPGMKFGWNFVTGLEVYLAAWKANDDPAPGDSTYHLELTGYPQIVLRRNATEITRYGPWNGIYFSGFPDVRGNPTYFMDFVMDKNEVYYQENIIDKLVVRRLTLNPSGVVQRLTWVNRTQQWEVYMNRPADNCDSYSLCGAYGICYIQNFPACNCLDKFVPKDSEGWIKTDWSNGCIRKTNLSCQGDGFIKCSRIKLPDVRNSWFNESMSLKECEVECLKKCSCMAYTQLNIRNGSGCLLWFGDLVDIRSLSADGQDIYIRMASSEIDSRGMKRRILIASLTSMMGIILLAALSLILYIRKRNKDSIKGEQAGKFNESEHKELELPFFKLATILKATNCFSIENKLGEGGFGPVYKGMLEGGQEIAVKRLSGTSTQGLDELKNEVIFIAKLQHRNLVRLLGCCIRGDENMLIYEYLPNKSLDVILFDETAGYLLDWQKRFHIINGIARGLLYLHQDSRLRIIHRDLKASNILLDSEMNPKISDFGTARSFGGNETAAQTRRVIGTYGYMSPEYAVDGIFSVKSDVFSFGVLVLEIVSGKRNRGFSHSDHHLNLLGHVWTLYKEERLQEVAEATLRNPQELPQVIRSIHVGLLCVQHNPEDRPSMSSVVLMLGNEGVLPEAKHPGFFTEREPIVSQDSTATDATNSPNQLTITVLDPR; this is translated from the exons ATGGATTCAACATGGAAAGTTTTCGTCCTACTTCTGATTCTCATCGCCCTGAATTTTTCCATATCTTCTGCTTCGATGGACACCATAAATTCCATTCGAAGTGTTAGAGATGGCGAGGCCATTGTTTCATCTGGTGGGATGTTTGAGCTTGGATTCTTTAGCCTTGGCAACTCGAAGAATCGTTACGTGGGGATATGGTATTACGGAATCCCGGTTAAAACAATAGTTTGGGTGGCAAACAGAGCAAGTCCACTCACAAATCAGGCAGGAGTCTTGAAGGTTATGGAGCCAGGCGTTTTAGTCCTTGTTAATGACACTGGTGAAGCTGTATGGTCGTCCAATAGATCAAGATCTGGGCAGAAGCCGGTTGCACAGTTGTTGGATTCGGGAAATCTTGTTCTAAAAGATGAAGATGCTGATGATACGGAAGAGAATTATCTCTGGCAGAGTTTTGATTATCCTACTGATACATATCTACCAGGTATGAAATTTGGGTGGAATTTTGTAACTGGTTTAGAGGTGTACCTTGCAGCATGGAAGGCCAATGATGATCCAGCTCCAGGAGACTCGACGTATCACTTGGAACTTACAGGATATCCGCAAATAGTCTTGCGAAGAAATGCCACGGAAATCACTAGATATGGACCTTGGAATGGCATTTACTTTAGTGGATTTCCAGACGTAAGAGGGAACCCCACGTATTTTATGGATTTTGTGATGGATAAGAATGAGGTGTATTATCAAGAAAATATCATCGACAAGCTAGTTGTTCGGAGGCTTACGTTGAATCCAAGTGGAGTTGTACAGAGGCTTACATGGGTAAATCGAACACAGCAGTGGGAAGTTTATATGAATAGACCAGCAGATAATTGTGATAGTTACAGCCTTTGCGGTGCTTATGGGATATGTTATATTCAAAATTTCCCAGCATGCAATTGTCTGGATAAATTTGTGCCAAAAGATTCAGAGGGTTGGATTAAAACAGATTGGTCAAATGGATGCATTCGAAAGACAAACTTGAGTTGCCAAGGGGATGGATTTATAAAGTGCTCAAGGATCAAACTACCTGATGTCCGAAATTCATGGTTCAACGAGAGTATGTCGCTTAAAGAATGTGAAGTGGAATGCTTAAAGAAATGCTCATGTATGGCGTACACACAGTTAAATATAAGAAATGGGAGTGGATGTCTTCTGTGGTTTGGTGACTTGGTAGATATCAGATCCCTGAGTGCAGATGGACAAGATATCTACATCAGAATGGCATCTTCTGAAATAG ACTCTAGAGGAATGAAGAGAAGAATACTTATTGCGAGTTTGACATCAATGATGGGAATAATTCTTCTAGCTGCTCTGAGCCTCATCCTGTATATTCGGAAGAGGAATAAAGATTCAATCAAGGGTGAACAAG CAGGAAAATTTAATGAAAGTGAACACAAAGAGTTGGAGCTACCTTTCTTCAAATTAGCTACAATCCTCAAAGCTACTAATTGCTTTTCCATTGAAAACAAGCTTGGGGAAGGAGGTTTTGGACCCGTTTATAAG GGCATGCTTGAAGGGGGACAAGAAATTGCTGTGAAACGTTTATCAGGAACCTCTACTCAAGGGCTCGATGAGTTGAAGAATGAAGTAATCTTTATTGCCAAACTTCAGCACCGAAATCTGGTGAGGCTTCTAGGATGCTGCATTCGCGGAGATGAAAATATGTTGATATATGAATACTTGCCAAACAAAAGTCTAGATGTGATTTTATTTG ATGAAACAGCAGGTTATTTACTTGATTGGCAAAAACGTTTCCATATTATCAATGGAATAGCCAGGGGACTTTTGTATCTCCATCAAGATTCCCGATTGAGGATTATCCATCGAGATCTCAAAGCCAGCAACATATTGCTAGATTCAGAAATGAATCCAAAGATATCGGACTTTGGAACGGCAAGAAGTTTCGGAGGCAATGAGACTGCAGCTCAGACACGTCGAGTAATTGGGACATA TGGCTACATGTCTCCAGAGTACGCAGTGGATGGGATCTTCTCCGTAAAATCAGACGTATTCAGCTTTGGGGTACTAGTACTAGAAATCGTGAGTGGAAAGAGAAACAGAGGATTTTCACATAGTGATCATCATCTCAACCTTCTCGGACAT GTTTGGACCCTTTACAAAGAAGAAAGATTGCAAGAAGTGGCCGAAGCCACTCTACGAAATCCTCAAGAGTTGCCTCAAGTGATAAGGTCGATCCATGTTGGCCTGTTGTGTGTGCAGCACAACCCTGAAGATAGACCGAGCATGTCCTCTGTGGTTTTGATGTTGGGTAACGAAGGCGTGTTACCCGAAGCCAAACATCCTGGTTTCTTCACAGAAAGAGAGCCCATAGTTTCTCAAGATTCAACAGCCACGGACGCAACGAATTCACCTAATCAACTCACCATCACCGTGCTAGATCCGAGATAG